One region of Intestinimonas massiliensis (ex Afouda et al. 2020) genomic DNA includes:
- a CDS encoding STAS domain-containing protein (This anti-anti-sigma factor, or anti-sigma factor antagonist, belongs to a family that includes characterized members SpoIIAA, RsbV, RsfA, and RsfB.): MPVSCTAEDRVLRVTITGEVDHHRAREMMDVLDREIDMELPRRLTVDLGDVTFMDSSGIAVLLRAHRRVGLLGGTMTVQHVPDQAGKVLRAAGLDRLMKFE, translated from the coding sequence ATGCCGGTAAGTTGTACGGCGGAGGATCGGGTGCTGCGGGTGACCATTACCGGGGAGGTGGACCACCACCGGGCCCGGGAGATGATGGACGTGCTGGACCGGGAGATCGACATGGAGCTGCCCCGCCGCCTGACGGTGGATCTGGGAGACGTGACCTTTATGGACAGCTCGGGGATCGCGGTGCTGCTGCGGGCCCACCGGCGGGTGGGGCTTCTGGGTGGGACCATGACGGTGCAGCACGTGCCGGATCAGGCGGGCAAGGTCCTGCGGGCCGCCGGGCTGGACCGGCTGATGAAATTTGAGTGA